One Bombus pyrosoma isolate SC7728 linkage group LG11, ASM1482585v1, whole genome shotgun sequence DNA segment encodes these proteins:
- the LOC122573239 gene encoding paramyosin isoform X3: protein MISLENFNNTLKAKSMENVMEGVSGQLQIKYQKIATEYSKIRAQANVLKRAVIDEQARNADIREQLKEKEVELRRAEQELDSLSFRNQQLTKRITVLQEELDKAQNKSKKGKNKLSENNSQVLTSPNHILDEEFQKKIVENAQLLSQISDKDSEIETLNERIQQLESKLDYCEKCKIELECQYQNTIDKLERERNDLQKKLNDRQKQEENVSWSSNEGKRDGYESDNKVGHSNLPEVESSPFSSPSITRKSLKSIDEGHPKVQEESNDFDFSKSCDLEKEINHWKAQYHMLKIKYDEIQQKACISNVQIEHESLQSAEINNMQIGKLTVPLAIPEEIEAREAKIRDYFLQEIDKLITEKHIYHVKNLTMAANSEVLQVHLDTSESKREKCESALTEALSNCNTLQKDKEIQEGNYKAQLSTMSEHLANMNEKLISQTEEIQQLKFQLVNKA, encoded by the exons atgatttctctagaaaatttcaacaacACATTGAAGGCAAAAAGTATGGAAAACGTTATGGAGGGTGTAAGTGgacaattacaaataaaatatcaaaaaattgccacagaatattcaaaa ATTCGTGCTCAGGCAAATGTCTTGAAGAGAGCTGTGATTGATGAACAAGCACGTAATGCTGATATACGAGAGCAACTGAAAGAGAAGGAAGTAGAACTTCGCAGAGCCGAACAAGAATTAGACAGTTTGTCATTTCGAAATCAACAACTAACTAAACGTATAACTGTATTACAAGAAGAACTTGACAAAGCacaaaataaatctaaaaagggaaagaataaattatcggAAAATAATAGCCAGGTACTAACATCTCCGAATCATATCTTGGATgaagaatttcaaaagaaaatagtcGAAAATGCCCAGTTATTATCGCAAATCAGTGATAAAGATAGCGAAATTGAAACCTTAAATGAAAGGATACAACAACTAGAATCTAAATTAGATTATTGTGAAAAGTGCAAAATTGAATTAGAATGtcaatatcaaaatactataGACAAattggaaagagaaagaaatgattTACAAAAAAAGTTAAATGATAGAcaaaagcaagaagaaaatgtatcgTGGTCTAGTAACGAAGGTAAACGAGATGGATACGAATCTGATAATAAGGTAGGACATTCCAATCTCCCAGAGGTAGAATCGTCTCCATTTTCATCGCCGTCTATAACACGTAAATCATTAAAGTCTATTGACGAAGGTCATCCTAAGGTACAGGAAGAAAGTAACGActttgatttttcaaaatcgtgTGAcctagaaaaagaaattaaccATTGGAAGGCACAATATCATatgcttaaaataaaatacgatgaaATACAGCAAAAGGCTTGCATAAGTAATGTGCAGATTGAACATGAATCTTTGCAATCtgcagaaataaataatatg CAGATTGGAAAGTTAACAGTACCTTTAGCGATACCAGAAGAAATTGAAGCTCGAGAAGCAAAAATCCGAGATTATTTTCTACAAGAAATCGAcaaattaataacagaaaaacatatttatcaTGTGAAAAATTTAACTATGGCTgctaat agtGAAGTTCTACAAGTTCATTTAGACACAAGCGAatcaaagagagaaaaatgtgaatCGGCTCTTACAGAAGCACTTTCAAATTGTAATACTTTacaaaaagataaagagataCAAGAAGGAAATTATAAAGCACAACTCAGTACTATGAGTGAACATCTTGCtaatatgaatgaaaaactCATTTCACAAACGGAAGAAATAcaacaattaaaattccaacttGTAAATAAG GCATAA
- the LOC122573239 gene encoding paramyosin isoform X1, whose protein sequence is MISLENFNNTLKAKSMENVMEGVSGQLQIKYQKIATEYSKIRAQANVLKRAVIDEQARNADIREQLKEKEVELRRAEQELDSLSFRNQQLTKRITVLQEELDKAQNKSKKGKNKLSENNSQVLTSPNHILDEEFQKKIVENAQLLSQISDKDSEIETLNERIQQLESKLDYCEKCKIELECQYQNTIDKLERERNDLQKKLNDRQKQEENVSWSSNEGKRDGYESDNKVGHSNLPEVESSPFSSPSITRKSLKSIDEGHPKVQEESNDFDFSKSCDLEKEINHWKAQYHMLKIKYDEIQQKACISNVQIEHESLQSAEINNMQIGKLTVPLAIPEEIEAREAKIRDYFLQEIDKLITEKHIYHVKNLTMAANSEVLQVHLDTSESKREKCESALTEALSNCNTLQKDKEIQEGNYKAQLSTMSEHLANMNEKLISQTEEIQQLKFQLVNKNSKKGKQK, encoded by the exons atgatttctctagaaaatttcaacaacACATTGAAGGCAAAAAGTATGGAAAACGTTATGGAGGGTGTAAGTGgacaattacaaataaaatatcaaaaaattgccacagaatattcaaaa ATTCGTGCTCAGGCAAATGTCTTGAAGAGAGCTGTGATTGATGAACAAGCACGTAATGCTGATATACGAGAGCAACTGAAAGAGAAGGAAGTAGAACTTCGCAGAGCCGAACAAGAATTAGACAGTTTGTCATTTCGAAATCAACAACTAACTAAACGTATAACTGTATTACAAGAAGAACTTGACAAAGCacaaaataaatctaaaaagggaaagaataaattatcggAAAATAATAGCCAGGTACTAACATCTCCGAATCATATCTTGGATgaagaatttcaaaagaaaatagtcGAAAATGCCCAGTTATTATCGCAAATCAGTGATAAAGATAGCGAAATTGAAACCTTAAATGAAAGGATACAACAACTAGAATCTAAATTAGATTATTGTGAAAAGTGCAAAATTGAATTAGAATGtcaatatcaaaatactataGACAAattggaaagagaaagaaatgattTACAAAAAAAGTTAAATGATAGAcaaaagcaagaagaaaatgtatcgTGGTCTAGTAACGAAGGTAAACGAGATGGATACGAATCTGATAATAAGGTAGGACATTCCAATCTCCCAGAGGTAGAATCGTCTCCATTTTCATCGCCGTCTATAACACGTAAATCATTAAAGTCTATTGACGAAGGTCATCCTAAGGTACAGGAAGAAAGTAACGActttgatttttcaaaatcgtgTGAcctagaaaaagaaattaaccATTGGAAGGCACAATATCATatgcttaaaataaaatacgatgaaATACAGCAAAAGGCTTGCATAAGTAATGTGCAGATTGAACATGAATCTTTGCAATCtgcagaaataaataatatg CAGATTGGAAAGTTAACAGTACCTTTAGCGATACCAGAAGAAATTGAAGCTCGAGAAGCAAAAATCCGAGATTATTTTCTACAAGAAATCGAcaaattaataacagaaaaacatatttatcaTGTGAAAAATTTAACTATGGCTgctaat agtGAAGTTCTACAAGTTCATTTAGACACAAGCGAatcaaagagagaaaaatgtgaatCGGCTCTTACAGAAGCACTTTCAAATTGTAATACTTTacaaaaagataaagagataCAAGAAGGAAATTATAAAGCACAACTCAGTACTATGAGTGAACATCTTGCtaatatgaatgaaaaactCATTTCACAAACGGAAGAAATAcaacaattaaaattccaacttGTAAATAAG aacagtaaaaaaggaaaacaaaagtGA
- the LOC122573239 gene encoding paramyosin isoform X2, with product MISLENFNNTLKAKSMENVMEGVSGQLQIKYQKIATEYSKIRAQANVLKRAVIDEQARNADIREQLKEKEVELRRAEQELDSLSFRNQQLTKRITVLQEELDKAQNKSKKGKNKLSENNSQVLTSPNHILDEEFQKKIVENAQLLSQISDKDSEIETLNERIQQLESKLDYCEKCKIELECQYQNTIDKLERERNDLQKKLNDRQKQEENVSWSSNEGKRDGYESDNKVGHSNLPEVESSPFSSPSITRKSLKSIDEGHPKVQEESNDFDFSKSCDLEKEINHWKAQYHMLKIKYDEIQQKACISNVQIEHESLQSAEINNMIGKLTVPLAIPEEIEAREAKIRDYFLQEIDKLITEKHIYHVKNLTMAANSEVLQVHLDTSESKREKCESALTEALSNCNTLQKDKEIQEGNYKAQLSTMSEHLANMNEKLISQTEEIQQLKFQLVNKNSKKGKQK from the exons atgatttctctagaaaatttcaacaacACATTGAAGGCAAAAAGTATGGAAAACGTTATGGAGGGTGTAAGTGgacaattacaaataaaatatcaaaaaattgccacagaatattcaaaa ATTCGTGCTCAGGCAAATGTCTTGAAGAGAGCTGTGATTGATGAACAAGCACGTAATGCTGATATACGAGAGCAACTGAAAGAGAAGGAAGTAGAACTTCGCAGAGCCGAACAAGAATTAGACAGTTTGTCATTTCGAAATCAACAACTAACTAAACGTATAACTGTATTACAAGAAGAACTTGACAAAGCacaaaataaatctaaaaagggaaagaataaattatcggAAAATAATAGCCAGGTACTAACATCTCCGAATCATATCTTGGATgaagaatttcaaaagaaaatagtcGAAAATGCCCAGTTATTATCGCAAATCAGTGATAAAGATAGCGAAATTGAAACCTTAAATGAAAGGATACAACAACTAGAATCTAAATTAGATTATTGTGAAAAGTGCAAAATTGAATTAGAATGtcaatatcaaaatactataGACAAattggaaagagaaagaaatgattTACAAAAAAAGTTAAATGATAGAcaaaagcaagaagaaaatgtatcgTGGTCTAGTAACGAAGGTAAACGAGATGGATACGAATCTGATAATAAGGTAGGACATTCCAATCTCCCAGAGGTAGAATCGTCTCCATTTTCATCGCCGTCTATAACACGTAAATCATTAAAGTCTATTGACGAAGGTCATCCTAAGGTACAGGAAGAAAGTAACGActttgatttttcaaaatcgtgTGAcctagaaaaagaaattaaccATTGGAAGGCACAATATCATatgcttaaaataaaatacgatgaaATACAGCAAAAGGCTTGCATAAGTAATGTGCAGATTGAACATGAATCTTTGCAATCtgcagaaataaataatatg ATTGGAAAGTTAACAGTACCTTTAGCGATACCAGAAGAAATTGAAGCTCGAGAAGCAAAAATCCGAGATTATTTTCTACAAGAAATCGAcaaattaataacagaaaaacatatttatcaTGTGAAAAATTTAACTATGGCTgctaat agtGAAGTTCTACAAGTTCATTTAGACACAAGCGAatcaaagagagaaaaatgtgaatCGGCTCTTACAGAAGCACTTTCAAATTGTAATACTTTacaaaaagataaagagataCAAGAAGGAAATTATAAAGCACAACTCAGTACTATGAGTGAACATCTTGCtaatatgaatgaaaaactCATTTCACAAACGGAAGAAATAcaacaattaaaattccaacttGTAAATAAG aacagtaaaaaaggaaaacaaaagtGA
- the LOC122573239 gene encoding paramyosin isoform X4, with product MENVMEGVSGQLQIKYQKIATEYSKIRAQANVLKRAVIDEQARNADIREQLKEKEVELRRAEQELDSLSFRNQQLTKRITVLQEELDKAQNKSKKGKNKLSENNSQVLTSPNHILDEEFQKKIVENAQLLSQISDKDSEIETLNERIQQLESKLDYCEKCKIELECQYQNTIDKLERERNDLQKKLNDRQKQEENVSWSSNEGKRDGYESDNKVGHSNLPEVESSPFSSPSITRKSLKSIDEGHPKVQEESNDFDFSKSCDLEKEINHWKAQYHMLKIKYDEIQQKACISNVQIEHESLQSAEINNMQIGKLTVPLAIPEEIEAREAKIRDYFLQEIDKLITEKHIYHVKNLTMAANSEVLQVHLDTSESKREKCESALTEALSNCNTLQKDKEIQEGNYKAQLSTMSEHLANMNEKLISQTEEIQQLKFQLVNKNSKKGKQK from the exons ATGGAAAACGTTATGGAGGGTGTAAGTGgacaattacaaataaaatatcaaaaaattgccacagaatattcaaaa ATTCGTGCTCAGGCAAATGTCTTGAAGAGAGCTGTGATTGATGAACAAGCACGTAATGCTGATATACGAGAGCAACTGAAAGAGAAGGAAGTAGAACTTCGCAGAGCCGAACAAGAATTAGACAGTTTGTCATTTCGAAATCAACAACTAACTAAACGTATAACTGTATTACAAGAAGAACTTGACAAAGCacaaaataaatctaaaaagggaaagaataaattatcggAAAATAATAGCCAGGTACTAACATCTCCGAATCATATCTTGGATgaagaatttcaaaagaaaatagtcGAAAATGCCCAGTTATTATCGCAAATCAGTGATAAAGATAGCGAAATTGAAACCTTAAATGAAAGGATACAACAACTAGAATCTAAATTAGATTATTGTGAAAAGTGCAAAATTGAATTAGAATGtcaatatcaaaatactataGACAAattggaaagagaaagaaatgattTACAAAAAAAGTTAAATGATAGAcaaaagcaagaagaaaatgtatcgTGGTCTAGTAACGAAGGTAAACGAGATGGATACGAATCTGATAATAAGGTAGGACATTCCAATCTCCCAGAGGTAGAATCGTCTCCATTTTCATCGCCGTCTATAACACGTAAATCATTAAAGTCTATTGACGAAGGTCATCCTAAGGTACAGGAAGAAAGTAACGActttgatttttcaaaatcgtgTGAcctagaaaaagaaattaaccATTGGAAGGCACAATATCATatgcttaaaataaaatacgatgaaATACAGCAAAAGGCTTGCATAAGTAATGTGCAGATTGAACATGAATCTTTGCAATCtgcagaaataaataatatg CAGATTGGAAAGTTAACAGTACCTTTAGCGATACCAGAAGAAATTGAAGCTCGAGAAGCAAAAATCCGAGATTATTTTCTACAAGAAATCGAcaaattaataacagaaaaacatatttatcaTGTGAAAAATTTAACTATGGCTgctaat agtGAAGTTCTACAAGTTCATTTAGACACAAGCGAatcaaagagagaaaaatgtgaatCGGCTCTTACAGAAGCACTTTCAAATTGTAATACTTTacaaaaagataaagagataCAAGAAGGAAATTATAAAGCACAACTCAGTACTATGAGTGAACATCTTGCtaatatgaatgaaaaactCATTTCACAAACGGAAGAAATAcaacaattaaaattccaacttGTAAATAAG aacagtaaaaaaggaaaacaaaagtGA